The following DNA comes from Novipirellula caenicola.
TCACGGTTTAGATTACAAGGTCGATGCGGACGCCGGTGTTATCGTTTACCGCGATGTCCCGATTCAGCATCTGTTCTATGATCCCGTTTTGCAGGGCGGCAAAGTCTCGCTGTCGATCGATTCTGCGGTGCGATCTTCCCTAAACGCCAAAAGCGTGCGAATCCACTGGTCCACGGACAAGTGGAAAACGAGTCACGTCACGCGTTGTTTTAAACGCCCCAATCACTGGGACTTGGTTCGCGGCAGCGTGGCGCGGAATCCGAACCGATACGGCTGGGAAATTTGGACCGGCCGTCTGCCGATTCATCATTCGTATCGCGTGGAATATGCGATTGAATCTGAGACGGATGAAGGTGTCGTCTGGGACAATTGCCATGGCCAAAATTATCAGTCACGGCGAAGTACGCTTCGCGTGTTGACGCTGAATCTGCACTGCTACCAGGAAAGCGATCAAGAACACAAATTCAAGCAGATTGCTCAGGCGATCCAGGATTTTCAAATCGATCTGATTTGTCTTCAGGAAGTCGCCGAGCACTGGAACGATGGCAATGGCGATTGGGCTTCCAATGCAGCACGGCGGATCAATTCATTCTTGCCGCTTCCCTATCACCTGCACACCGATTATTCGCATCTAGGGTTTGATCGATATCGCGAAGGCGTGGCGATTCTGAGCCGGCATGAGTTTTCGTCGACCGACTCGGGGTACGTGTCGGACAGCCAAGATGTCTTTGACATTCATGCTCGTCGCGTGGTCATGGCGCAGATCCATGTTCCGTATTTCGGGCCTGTGAATTTATTTAGTGCTCATTTGAGCTGGCCCGAGGATGGGTTCTACCCTCAATTTGACCGCACGCGACAGTGGGCCGACGAACGGCATGACGAAAACGTGACCGCGACGCTGATCTGTGGCGATTTCAATATCAAAGCCGGGTCCGAGGCTTATTGCCACATCGTCAATACGAGTGAGTATGAAGATCAATACCTCAAGACGGTCAATCGACCCGCGTTTGACCAAGTCTATCACGATCGTGTTCAGGATATCGCCGGCGCGATCGGTCACGATGGCCGGATCGATTACATCTTTTTGAAGAAGGGATCTCGGGTGCAATCACTCAATGGCGTGGAACTGTTTACCGACCATTCCTATGGACGTGTGTCGGACCATACGGGTTACTACGTCGAATTTGAACTAGCATAACATCACTGAAGAAATAGACGAATTTATGAGTTCATATTTTGCAGAGCGATATGCAACACCGGTCCACGCCCGGCTGGAGGTGCCCTTTGCGCGACGAAACGATTTTGATGAGCTGTTCTACCTGCGACGCGGCACGCTCGTCTTTGATGTGGATTGGGGAGTCGACCTCAACATCAAAGTAATCGTCAAGGTGTATCACGAGGATGGAAGCCATGAGCAGTACATCGCTCATACCGATCCCATCAACGTGCATGGCAACAAACACCAACGTGTAACGCGTGACATCTTTATCCACACCCAACCGATGCATCAGGGACGCGTCACTTGTGTGAAATTCTCGTATGTTTTGCATCACGAGTTCCGATCAGTGCCATCGGAATATGAATACATTTTTATGGATGGTCCGCAAGTCGCATTGCCGGGCGAACAGAATCATTCGGTTTCGCCTCAGTGGCGGACGCGGAATGAATACAAAACGCTCGAACTTGACGCTCGGTTACTGCAGAATGATGTGGATTGGATCAACCACAACTATCATTCATTGAACCTGATTCCAAAGTTCACCAAGGGGCAAACTTGGCATCCCTACCACCCCAAACGCTTTATTCATGATCACATCGACAAGGTGATCTGGAAGAAACAAACTGATCCTTCGGGGCTGCATACGATCAAGGTCTGTGTCGACTGCATCGACGACAAAGATTTTTGCAACCATCTACTGTATGCCCATCAATGCGGAGTTCTGGTGCAGGTCATCGTGGATTGGCGGAAGATGACGCTGACGAACAGCAAGAATTACCTCAAGCTGAAGCGGTCCGGTATTGAGCTGTTGGGTGAAATCTGTACTACCAGTGATCCGCTGGCCGAAGTCGCCACGGACATGCACAACAAATTCATCATCTTTGATGACGAAGACTGCATCATCGGGTCGTTCAACATCACGTTCGACCAATGGGGAGCGAATTGGGAATCGGGGATGACATTCCACTCCCGCGGAATGTGTCGGCTACTGCACAATATCTTCCAATCGATCCGCGGAGGGGTGATCCAGCGTTATGGCGTTGATCCTCGCAGCCCGTTTAATCTGTTCTACACGTTCGGACGTACTGCCATGCTCAATGGCAAGTATTATCGCCCACACCACGCGATTTTCTCGGAGATCAACCGCGCGCAACATTCCATCGATCTCTGCTTGTTTCTGATCGGGGAACTGCGAGGCGAGTACGGGGATAGCGTGATCGATGCCCTAATTCATGCCCATCATCGCGGCGTCAAGGTACGCGCGATATTCAACGGC
Coding sequences within:
- a CDS encoding endonuclease/exonuclease/phosphatase family protein, with the protein product MQHIRIEYTENIISRTIQGAWQEMSFMVRVDNLTYQKQVAIHWCGEDGQWHFDEAAYRCTLPDGTELWYACIRRPLTSEHSLPGNIRYSVSYECAGRTFWDNNHGLDYKVDADAGVIVYRDVPIQHLFYDPVLQGGKVSLSIDSAVRSSLNAKSVRIHWSTDKWKTSHVTRCFKRPNHWDLVRGSVARNPNRYGWEIWTGRLPIHHSYRVEYAIESETDEGVVWDNCHGQNYQSRRSTLRVLTLNLHCYQESDQEHKFKQIAQAIQDFQIDLICLQEVAEHWNDGNGDWASNAARRINSFLPLPYHLHTDYSHLGFDRYREGVAILSRHEFSSTDSGYVSDSQDVFDIHARRVVMAQIHVPYFGPVNLFSAHLSWPEDGFYPQFDRTRQWADERHDENVTATLICGDFNIKAGSEAYCHIVNTSEYEDQYLKTVNRPAFDQVYHDRVQDIAGAIGHDGRIDYIFLKKGSRVQSLNGVELFTDHSYGRVSDHTGYYVEFELA
- a CDS encoding phospholipase D family protein — translated: MSSYFAERYATPVHARLEVPFARRNDFDELFYLRRGTLVFDVDWGVDLNIKVIVKVYHEDGSHEQYIAHTDPINVHGNKHQRVTRDIFIHTQPMHQGRVTCVKFSYVLHHEFRSVPSEYEYIFMDGPQVALPGEQNHSVSPQWRTRNEYKTLELDARLLQNDVDWINHNYHSLNLIPKFTKGQTWHPYHPKRFIHDHIDKVIWKKQTDPSGLHTIKVCVDCIDDKDFCNHLLYAHQCGVLVQVIVDWRKMTLTNSKNYLKLKRSGIELLGEICTTSDPLAEVATDMHNKFIIFDDEDCIIGSFNITFDQWGANWESGMTFHSRGMCRLLHNIFQSIRGGVIQRYGVDPRSPFNLFYTFGRTAMLNGKYYRPHHAIFSEINRAQHSIDLCLFLIGELRGEYGDSVIDALIHAHHRGVKVRAIFNGHLAWQGDIRKPRTMEKEFSRPLLPAIQRLKDAGIPIALVYGVFDRPVPYSPIHSKQCVIDRRIVIDGSFNWYNTSVLSHDLLVVVNDAEVAEHYLHEAQQILDTFRVFWLN